The following coding sequences lie in one Rutidosis leptorrhynchoides isolate AG116_Rl617_1_P2 chromosome 4, CSIRO_AGI_Rlap_v1, whole genome shotgun sequence genomic window:
- the LOC139843418 gene encoding glutamyl-tRNA(Gln) amidotransferase subunit B, chloroplastic/mitochondrial-like isoform X2 has translation MVLVNGSSITSFIRQTVEIKNLNSFSAVSRAIDFEIARQAALYNEGLANEIVQETRLWEEGSQKTFTMRKKEGLADYRYFPEPDLPEVILTEEYVDGIRDSLPELPEIKRRRYEEIGLSIQDVLFLANDVNIVDPTEIEKIIDIYMV, from the exons ATGGTTCTTGTGAATGGATCGAGCATAACAAGTTTCATTCGTCAAACA GTTGAAATAAAGAATCTGAATTCATTTTCAGCCGTGAGTAGAGCTATTGATTTCGAGATAGCAAGACAGGCGGCACTTTATAATGAAGGACTAGCAAATGAAATTGTGCAAGAAACACGTCTTTGGGAAGAAGGTTCTCAG AAAACATTTACAATGAGGAAAAAGGAAGGACTTGCAGATTATCGATATTTCCCTGAACCCGATCTTCCGGAAGTTATACTAACTGAAGAATATGTTGACGGTATTCGCGATTCTTTACCTGAACTTCCAGAAATAAAACGCCGAAGATACGAGGAGATTGGTCTAAGCATACAAGATGTTCTTTTTCTTGCCAATGATGTAAAT ATAGTAGATCCCACTGAGATCGAGaaaataattgatatatatatggTATAA
- the LOC139843418 gene encoding glutamyl-tRNA(Gln) amidotransferase subunit B, chloroplastic/mitochondrial-like isoform X3 gives MVLVNGSSITSFIRQTVEIKNLNSFSAVSRAIDFEIARQAALYNEGLANEIVQETRLWEEGSQKTFTMRKKEGLADYRYFPEPDLPEVILTEEYVDGIRDSLPELPEIKRRRYEEIGLSIQDVLFLANDVN, from the exons ATGGTTCTTGTGAATGGATCGAGCATAACAAGTTTCATTCGTCAAACA GTTGAAATAAAGAATCTGAATTCATTTTCAGCCGTGAGTAGAGCTATTGATTTCGAGATAGCAAGACAGGCGGCACTTTATAATGAAGGACTAGCAAATGAAATTGTGCAAGAAACACGTCTTTGGGAAGAAGGTTCTCAG AAAACATTTACAATGAGGAAAAAGGAAGGACTTGCAGATTATCGATATTTCCCTGAACCCGATCTTCCGGAAGTTATACTAACTGAAGAATATGTTGACGGTATTCGCGATTCTTTACCTGAACTTCCAGAAATAAAACGCCGAAGATACGAGGAGATTGGTCTAAGCATACAAGATGTTCTTTTTCTTGCCAATGATGTAAAT TAG
- the LOC139843418 gene encoding glutamyl-tRNA(Gln) amidotransferase subunit B, chloroplastic/mitochondrial-like isoform X1, whose protein sequence is MVLVNGSSITSFIRQTVEIKNLNSFSAVSRAIDFEIARQAALYNEGLANEIVQETRLWEEGSQKTFTMRKKEGLADYRYFPEPDLPEVILTEEYVDGIRDSLPELPEIKRRRYEEIGLSIQDVLFLANDVNVCHTHPIIRIWVNSIICLRTIILFLFDR, encoded by the exons ATGGTTCTTGTGAATGGATCGAGCATAACAAGTTTCATTCGTCAAACA GTTGAAATAAAGAATCTGAATTCATTTTCAGCCGTGAGTAGAGCTATTGATTTCGAGATAGCAAGACAGGCGGCACTTTATAATGAAGGACTAGCAAATGAAATTGTGCAAGAAACACGTCTTTGGGAAGAAGGTTCTCAG AAAACATTTACAATGAGGAAAAAGGAAGGACTTGCAGATTATCGATATTTCCCTGAACCCGATCTTCCGGAAGTTATACTAACTGAAGAATATGTTGACGGTATTCGCGATTCTTTACCTGAACTTCCAGAAATAAAACGCCGAAGATACGAGGAGATTGGTCTAAGCATACAAGATGTTCTTTTTCTTGCCAATGATGTAAATGTATGTCACACTCATCCCATTATACGTATATGGGTTAACTCAATCATCTGTCTTCGTACCATAATTTTGTTTTTATTCGACAGATAG